In the genome of Montipora foliosa isolate CH-2021 chromosome 3, ASM3666993v2, whole genome shotgun sequence, one region contains:
- the LOC137995103 gene encoding uncharacterized protein yields the protein MDTTREPDTYIIQRVSFGDKPSGTIATVALRKTAEMGRERYPQAAQIIQDNTYMDDIIDSTEDLPTAQTIASDIENLLKKGGFQVKGWIFSDDPINQDKTAIPSEPNTSTEKVLGIIWNPVKDYLCFEVKLNFSRKKHKLRIETDSKTNPLPYEIPEQLTKRIILSQVNSIYDPLGLSGPFTVRAKIMMRQIWASDIKMNWDDPIPEENKRDWIMFFKELHEMDNVKFKRCMKPRDTVGDPILIIFSDGSSQAFGACAYVRWELKGGLFKSSLILSKNRLAPIKKMSIDRIELCGAIINKRLKVLVQQQCRYHFQKFYHIVDSQIVHAMIQKDSYGFNTFAATRIGEIQEGTDPKDWYWVESKYNIADWLTRGKKPSELGFGSSWQDGPTFLNQPESEWPISRNYAEQQLPDMVKTVRIATAVIKDDIVTRININNYV from the coding sequence ATGGACACGACGAGAGAACCAGATACATATATCATACAAAGAGTATCATTTGGTGATAAGCCGTCAGGCACCATTGCGACAGTAGCCCTAAGAAAAACCGCTGAGATGGGAAGAGAAAGGTACCCACAAGCAGCACAAATTATCCAAGATAATACTTACATGGATGACATCATTGACAGCACTGAGGACCTACCAACAGCGCAAACAATTGCCAGCGATATTGAGAATTTGCTTAAGAAGGGTGGATTCCAAGTCAAGGGCTGGATATTTTCAGATGATCCTATAAATCAAGACAAAACGGCTATACCTAGCGAGCCAAATACATCGACAGAGAAAGTCCTCGGAATAATCTGGAATCCAGTCAAGGATTACTTATGCTTTGAAGTTAAACTAAACTTTTCACGTAAGAAACACAAGTTGCGCATCGAAACAGATTCAAAGACTAATCCGCTCCCCTACGAAATTCCAGAACAGCTAACGAAACGCATTATTCTTTCACAAGTTAATAGCATCTACGATCCGCTCGGATTATCAGGACCTTTCACAGTGAGAGCGAAAATAATGATGCGTCAGATATGGGCAAGCGACATCAAGATGAACTGGGACGATCCTATTCCGGAGGAGAATAAACGAGATTGGATAATGTTCTTCAAAGAACTACATGAGATGGACAATGTCAAATTTAAAAGATGCATGAAGCCACGTGATACAGTCGGAGATCCAATATTGATTATCTTTAGCGATGGATCCAGCCAAGCCTTCGGCGCATGTGCTTACGTAAGATGGGAACTAAAGGGTGGCCTGTTTAAAAGTAGCCTGATTCTGTCCAAAAACCGCCTTGCCCCGATTAAGAAGATGTCTATTGACCGCATAGAACTATGCGGAGCAATAATCAACAAACGACTAAAAGTGCTCGTACAACAGCAGTGCAGATATCATTTCCAGAAATTCTACCATATCGTTGATTCCCAAATAGTGCATGCTATGATTCAAAAGGATTCCTATGGTTTCAACACATTTGCCGCGACGCGCATAGGGGAAATTCAAGAAGGCACTGATCCTAAAGATTGGTACTGGGTCGAAAGCAAGTATAACATTGCCGATTGGTTAACGAGAGGCAAGAAACCGAGCGAGCTTGGTTTTGGTAGTAGTTGGCAGGATGGACCCACATTCCTTAACCAACCCGAGAGTGAATGGCCAATAAGTCGTAATTACGCTGAACAACAATTACCGGACATGGTGAAAACCGTAAGAATTGCGACTGCAGTTATAAAGGACGATATAGTAACCAGAATTAACATAAACAATTATGTTTAA
- the LOC137995104 gene encoding uncharacterized protein produces MVSFDVVSLFTAIPVNKACDYIRNKLNCDNTLQTRTNLSTDDIISLLDFTLSNNYFVYNNRTYKQIHGCAMGSPVSPIVANLCMEVIEESAISSATVPPRIWKRYVDDSFVVIKKAAVHSFHDTLNAVDPKITFTIEEENNGQIAFLDTLVSRKNGVAVIDVYRKPTHTDRYLDFSSHHERKHKISTASTLLFRASNLPSTNEGKSRETNYVTDALKANGYPSSVISYISKNRKKPPSPTVPSPEELVAMFFSWVDPQNTPHGFACLPYISGLTEPLMRLLRKHEIRVVTKPLKTLQQEFPSPKTRQPLDQQCNVVYKIPCSDCPWSYIGETGRCFLTRKKEHQRNLKNFAKGSNIASHAWKNDHSIDFNNACVIDKGNYRVRKTLESWHTAKTVNADNNSKPLPRQYSILL; encoded by the coding sequence ATGGTGTCATTTGACGTGGTGTCCCTTTTCACAGCTATCCCAGTGAATAAAGCTTGCGATTATATCCGCAATAAACTGAACTGTGACAACACACTACAGACCAGAACAAACCTCTCTACCGACGACATCATCTCTCTCCTTGACTTCACTCTTTCAAACAACTATTTTGTCTACAATAATCGCACATACAAGCAGATTCATGGTTGTGCCATGGGCAGCCCTGTTAGCCCTATCGTCGCTAACCTCTGTATGGAAGTGATAGAAGAGTCAGCCATCAGCTCCGCCACTGTTCCGCCAAGGATTTGGAAACGATACGTTGACGACAGCTTTGTTGTCATCAAGAAAGCTGCTGTCCATTCCTTCCACGACACCTTAAACGCTGTCGACCCTAAGATCACATTTACCATTGAAGAAGAGAACAATGGACAAATTGCCTTCCTTGACACCTTAGTGTCAAGAAAAAATGGTGTTGCTGTCATTGACGTTTATCGAAAACCAACCCACACTGATAGATATCTAGACTTCTCCTCACATCATGAGAGAAAACACAAAATCAGCACGGCCTCTACTTTGTTATTCCGTGCGTCTAATCTCCCAAGCACTAACGAAGGAAAATCACGCGAGACCAACTATGTCACAGATGCACTAAAAGCCAATGGCTACCCGTCCTCAGTCATCTCttatatttccaaaaatagaaagaagccACCATCACCAACTGTACCATCACCAGAAGAATTGGTAGCAATGTTCTTTAGTTGGGTTGACCCACAGAATACACCCCATGGATTTGCGTGCCTTCCATATATTAGCGGCTTGACAGAGCCCCTCATGAGATTATTACGCAAACATGAAATTCGAGTCGTCACCAAACCACTTAAAACCCTTCAGCAAGAATTCCCATCCCCAAAAACAAGACAGCCCTTGGACCaacaatgcaatgttgtttacaaaattccgtGCTCGGACTGTCCGTGGagttacattggcgaaactggaagatgttttttaacgcggaaaaaagaacatcaaagaaACCTAAAAAATTTCGCGAAAGGGTCAAACATTGCCAGCCATGCATGGAAGAATGaccactctattgactttaataaTGCATGCGTGATTGACAAAGGCAACTACCGTGTTAGAAAAACCTTGGAATCCTGGCATACCGCTAAAACTGTTAACGCGGACAATAATTCTAAACCGTTACCGAGacaatactctattttattgtaa
- the LOC137995105 gene encoding uncharacterized protein gives MATCRLVVRTTTASLLLEKGPKFAPTPRNIPVKDIVSEVEAAISRLPDDSKDAIRTTTASLLHRARIPPHKNITKAEQKALKDLKNDPERVITKADKGNCFVVLDRSDYDTKMEALLSDPDTYQQVYKSPSTKIERELNSKLLALKRENKIDEATYRKLHSTDGSLPAIRGSIKHHKPGCPLRPIVSCIGSALYNTSKFLSDILSPIQNLNGYSVLNSSQFAKQVANIEILDDEVMVSFDVVSLFTAIPVNKACDYIRNKLNCDNTLQTRTNLSTDDIISLLDFTLSNNYFVYNNRTYKQIHGCAMGSPVSPIVANLCMEVIEESAISSATVPPRIWKRYVDDSFVVIKKAAVHSFHDTLNAVDPKITFTIEEENNGQIAFLDTLVSRKNGVAVIDVYRKPTHTDRYLDFSSHHERKHKISTASTLLFRASNLPSTNEGKSRETNYVTDALKANGYPSSVISYISKNRKKPPSPTVPSPEELVAMFFSWVDPQNTPHGFACLPYISGLTEPLMRLLRKHEIRVVTKPLKTLQQEFPSPKTRQPLDQQCNVVYKIPCSDCPWSYIGETGRCFLTRKKEHQRNLKNFAKGSNIASHAWKNDHSIDFNNACVIDKGNYRVRKTLESWHTAKTVNADNNSKPLPRQYSILL, from the coding sequence ATGGCGACTTGTAGACTTGTTGTACGAACCACTACGGCTTCTTTACTACTTGAGAAAGGCCCCAAGTTCGCCCCAACACCACGAAACATCCCTGTTAAAGACATTGTCTCTGAGGTTGAAGCCGCCATTTCCCGCCTCCCCGATGACTCGAAGGACGCCATACGAACCACTACGGCTTCTTTACTCCATAGAGCTCGAATTCCACCACATAAAAATATCACGAAAGCTGAACAAAAAGCTCTAAAGGACTTAAAAAATGATCCTGAACGTGTGATAACAAAAGCTGACAAAGGGAACTGTTTCGTTGTTTTAGACAGATCCGACTATGACACCAAGATGGAAGCTCTACTTAGTGACCCGGACACTTATCAACAAGTCTACAAGTCGCCATCCACCAAAATTGAAAGAGAACTGAACAGCAAGCTCCTCGctctaaaaagagaaaataagattGACGAAGCTACTTATCGCAAACTTCATTCCACAGATGGTTCTCTACCTGCCATTCGTGGCTCTATTAAACACCATAAACCTGGCTGCCCTCTTCGACCAATCGTTTCATGTATCGGCTCCGCCCTTTATAACACATCCAAGTTTCTATCAGATATCCTTTCTCCGATACAGAACCTTAATGGTTATTCTGTCCTCAACTCCTCCCAGTTCGCGAAACAAGTAGCTAACATCGAAATCTTGGACGACGAAGTCATGGTGTCATTTGACGTGGTGTCCCTTTTCACAGCTATCCCAGTGAATAAAGCTTGCGATTATATCCGCAATAAACTGAACTGTGACAACACACTACAGACCAGAACAAACCTCTCTACCGACGACATCATCTCTCTCCTTGACTTCACTCTTTCAAACAACTATTTTGTCTACAATAATCGCACATACAAGCAGATTCATGGTTGTGCCATGGGCAGCCCTGTTAGCCCTATCGTCGCTAACCTCTGTATGGAAGTGATAGAAGAGTCAGCCATCAGCTCCGCCACTGTTCCGCCAAGGATTTGGAAACGATACGTTGACGACAGCTTTGTTGTCATCAAGAAAGCTGCTGTCCATTCCTTCCACGACACCTTAAACGCTGTCGACCCTAAGATCACATTTACCATTGAAGAAGAGAACAATGGACAAATTGCCTTCCTTGACACCTTAGTGTCAAGAAAAAATGGTGTTGCTGTCATTGACGTTTATCGAAAACCAACCCACACTGATAGATATCTAGACTTCTCCTCACATCATGAGAGAAAACACAAAATCAGCACGGCCTCTACTTTGTTATTCCGTGCGTCTAATCTCCCAAGCACTAACGAAGGAAAATCACGCGAGACCAACTATGTCACAGATGCACTAAAAGCCAATGGCTACCCGTCCTCAGTCATCTCttatatttccaaaaatagaaagaagccACCATCACCAACTGTACCATCACCAGAAGAATTGGTAGCAATGTTCTTTAGTTGGGTTGACCCACAGAATACACCCCATGGATTTGCGTGCCTTCCATATATTAGCGGCTTGACAGAGCCCCTCATGAGATTATTACGCAAACATGAAATTCGAGTCGTCACCAAACCACTTAAAACCCTTCAGCAAGAATTCCCATCCCCAAAAACAAGACAGCCCTTGGACCaacaatgcaatgttgtttacaaaattccgtGCTCGGACTGTCCGTGGagttacattggcgaaactggaagatgttttttaacgcggaaaaaagaacatcaaagaaACCTAAAAAATTTCGCGAAAGGGTCAAACATTGCCAGCCATGCATGGAAGAATGaccactctattgactttaataaTGCATGCGTGATTGACAAAGGCAACTACCGTGTTAGAAAAACCTTGGAATCCTGGCATACCGCTAAAACTGTTAACGCGGACAATAATTCTAAACCGTTACCGAGacaatactctattttattgtaa